The following are encoded together in the Drosophila biarmipes strain raj3 chromosome 3L, RU_DBia_V1.1, whole genome shotgun sequence genome:
- the LOC108035428 gene encoding mucin-5AC, with protein MSSATEANLLLLRAVEKQPPLYDRGDENYRKRLPSENSWDMVASEIGESVEKCKRRWRHLRNDYTRWCNADAHRRRKGQRRLVYPLADELRFLDRHLNLAEDLAVDDERSISSDKDRDRDSNRDSESRDHLQHQHRVPSKDRAASVSKSVKEVKLIRKVREEKTLRSEEKTAEDEEHAEDKSPEEELDDPEEPEKVPEQDSYLQSDNEGDECVDEEHLDDLEGFDFDIEQSIQEKESTPEKSLETDHADSPASQSEFFIKETNDPRLLIIGKKNQSASVDEDEDGDSHTGDPLEEATEEAMENSGEEYAESGYGEKRAPRGDDTTSPGRRRRRLVRTSISSAGIKELPIQKPLQGQRITRLQRRKSMSVAATHSVRSSTSPVKMTPVPRSQPYNKPPASQVQIKKVGVREDIFPRPTTPAGGQSQSKTPQPQKSLIFPKNDSVVAIPQLPAPPRRSVGRPPKKPYLVQRLVDPQPRPHSPKVLTITNPSNSPANGSSNSGNVTTKNSASSSSSSSNATTKVTTSNSLKTENITVMSYSPSSTTTTSPSASGTVVTAKPTTSSAGSSASVPPYVTVCKHGERGTQTDKPSVFSDEHFLEMIKPQMQEMNSRQKMHFKKKVFQALMETFDDATDFPTAGEMQHFNINTPSGFEHVSDPEMRLVRELVSMVSAAKVTVIRPQGDNAPAAVRNPGVSDALRAPRPNMPRQVIQRVYKQGSGLEIASNNAAGAGQEKKLYRILQMSGKPNGNLSASLDNLRKESVDSTHGTLRVTNNSSSASPKGATIVAAVRPQGSAINTFFGPTNGTQPVKSGPPVKVRAMSRRYSVCGSSNPPNAQAASQNPATTGSSLNSNLNPMEAALLKRRLMAPAQGMVPPSQRPRYSAGQLTGVPQGGSLLVRKSMGSAPGVQKQISPTGRALTPQKTPQIASVQGSVFNDFVQPKAAAATTASGDGSSPSSALKRSLVVANTKTSFQDLLQPPRLQGKKKDSSETAATIAADDFSLACLKREPVDHSDDHDDILGM; from the exons ATGAGCTCTGCCACTGAGGCgaacctgctgctgctgcgggcGGTGGAGAAGCAGCCGCCGCTCTACGATCGCGGTGATGAAAACTACAGGAAGCGCCTGCCGAGCGAGAACTCCTGGGACATGGTGGCCTCAGAAATCGGAGAGTCGG TGGAAAAGTGCAAGCGACGCTGGCGTCATCTGCGGAACGATTATACCCGGTGGTGCAACGCGGATGCCCACCGCCGTCGAAAGGGTCAGCGTCGATTGGTCTATCCGCTGGCCGATGAGCTGCGCTTTTTGGACCGCCACCTCAACCTGGCCGAGGACCTTGCGGTCGACGACGAACGCAGCATATCGTCGGACAAGGACCGAGACAGAGATAGCAACAGGGACAGCGAGAGCAGGGATCACCTCCAGCACCAACACCGGGTACCCTCAAAAGATCGCGCCGCCTCGGTGAGCAAGTCAGTCAAGGAGGTAAAGCTGATCAGAAAAGTCCGAGAAGAGAAAACGCTTCGATCAGAGGAGAAAACTGCAGAAGATGAGGAGCATGCAGAGGACAAGTCTCCTGAAGAAGAGCTAGATGATCCGGAAGAACCGGAGAAGGTTCCCGAACAGGACAGTTACCTGCAATCGGACAATGAAGGCGACGAGTGTGTGGACGAAGAGCACCTAGATGATCTGGAAGGCTTTGATTTCGACATTGAGCAATCAATTCAGGAAAAAGAATCAACTCCCGAGAAGTCTCTGGAAACGGATCACGCTGATTCACCCGCCAGCCAGTCTGAGTTCTTTATCAAAGAAACTAACGACCCCCGTTTGCTGATTATTGGCAAAAAGAACCAGTCCGCATCGGttgacgaggacgaggacggaGACTCCCATACCGGGGATCCCCTGGAGGAGGCCACGGAGGAAGCCATGGAGAATAGTGGCGAGGAATATGCCGAGTCCGGGTATGGGGAAAAGCGGGCACCACGAGGCGACGACACCACTTCTCCTGGTCGCCGCCGACGTCGTTTAGTCCGCACGTCAATAAGTTCCGCTGGCATCAAGGAGTTGCCGATTCAAAAACCTCTTCAAGGACAACGAATCACACGATTGCAGCGTCGGAAATCGATGAGTGTGGCCGCTACGCACAGTGTTAGGAGTTCCACATCGCCGGTGAAGATGACACCGGTGCCCAGATCCCAGCCGTACAACAAGCCACCCGCTAGTCAAGTCCAGATCAAGAAAGTGGGCGTTCGGGAAGACATCTTTCCACGACCGACGACGCCAGCTGGAGGGCAAAGCCAATCCAAGACCCCACAGCCACAGAAATCGCTGATCTTTCCCAAGAACGATTCAGTGGTCGCCATCCCGCAGTTGCCCGCGCCACCTAGAAGATCCGTGGGCAGGCCACCAAAGAAGCCTTATTTGGTCCAGCGGCTGGTGGATCCGCAGCCCAGGCCACATTCGCCCAAAGTGTTGACTATAACCAACCCCAGCAACTCCCCCGCGAACGGtagcagcaacagcggcaacGTTACAACTAAGAACAGCGCCAGCAGCAGttcgagcagcagcaacgctACCACCAAAGTTACTACCAGCAACAGCCTCAAAACCGAAAACATAACCGTGATGAGCTACAGCCCCAGCTCGACTACCACCACAAGTCCCAGTGCCTCTGGTACAGTGGTAACTGCCAAACCCACTACTAGCTCTGCAGGATCATCAGCTTCGGTGCCGCCATATGTCACCGTTTGCAAACACGGTGAGCGCGGCACTCAAACCGACAAACCAAGTGTCTTCTCCGACGAGCATTTCCTTGAAATGATCAAGCCCCAAATGCAGGAGATGAACTCCCGCCAAAAAATGCACTTTAAGAAAAAAGTATTCCAAGCGCTGATGGAGACCTTCGATGATGCTACCGATTTCCCAACGGCTGGAGAAATGCAGCACTTCAATATCAACACACCCTCTGGCTTCGAGCACGTTTCGGATCCGGAAATGCGGCTGGTTAGAGAGCTAGTTAGTATGGTTAGCGCGGCAAAGGTGACTGTAATTAGACCGCAAGGCGACAATGCACCTGCCGCTGTCCGCAACCCAGGCGTTTCCGATGCACTGCGTGCGCCGCGCCCAAATATGCCGCGTCAAGTGATTCAGAGAGTTTACAAGCAAGGATCTGGACTTGAGATAGCCTCGAACAACGCGGCCGGCGCGGGACAAGAGAAGAAGCTGTACAGGATCCTGCAGATGAGCGGAAAACCGAACGGCAACCTGAGTGCCTCGTTGGACAATCTCCGCAAAGAGAGCGTGGACAGTACCCACGGTACATTACGAGTGACCAACAACTCCTCAAGCGCCAGTCCCAAGGGAGCTACCATAGTGGCTGCCGTGAGACCGCAGGGATCGGCGATCAACACGTTCTTTGGGCCAACCAACGGAACACAGCCTGTCAAGAGCGGCCCGCCGGTCAAGGTGCGTGCCATGTCTCGGAGGTACTCCGTTTGCGGCAGCAGCAATCCACCCAACGCTCAAGCCGCCAGCCAAAATCCCGCCACTACTGGCAGTTCTTTGAACTCCAATCTAAACCCAATGGAGGCTGCCCTGCTTAAGCGGCGATTAATGGCACCTGCCCAAGGAATGGTGCCGCCTTCTCAGCGACCTCGCTATTCTGCTGGACAATTGACGGGCGTTCCACAAGGCGGTAGTTTGCTGGTCAGAAAGTCGATGGGCAGTGCTCCTGGAGTCCAAAAGCAAATCTCACCCACCGGCAGAGCTTTGACGCCTCAGAAAACTCCGCAGATTGCCAGTGTCCAAGGATCAGTCTTCAATGATTTTGTCCAGCCCAAGGCCGCTGCAGCAACCACTGCGTCCGGCGATGGCAGCTCGCCGAGTTCCGCTCTGAAACGCAGCCTGGTCGTGGCCAACACAAAGACGTCCTTCCAGGATCTTCTCCAGCCGCCCAGGTTGCAAGGGAAGAAGAAAGACTCCTCCGAGACAGCAGCCACCATTGCAGCGGATGATTTCTCACTGGCCTGCCTGAAGCGAGAGCCAGTGGATCACAGCGACGATCATGACGACATACTTGGAATGTAA